The following nucleotide sequence is from Verrucomicrobiota bacterium.
GATCGCTGAGCAAACTGAGCGACGTCGCCAACGCTTCCTTCGGACCGAGCTGGAGTGGGTCCGCGCGGGGGTCAAGGCGCGCACCACCAAGTCACGAAATCGCTTGGAGCAGTTCTATCAAGTCGAGGGCCAAGAAGCGCCCTCTGAGGAACGAGAGATGGATATTCTGATCCCGCCTCCTCCCGCGCTCGGAAACACGGTGGTGGAGTTCGAAAAGGTCGGTATGCGAGTCGGCGAGGGCGAGGAGGTGCGTTGGCTTTTCCGAGGCCTTGACCTCTCTCTTCGACCCGGGGAATGCACGGGCATCGTCGGGCGCAATGGCGTGGGCAAAACCACTTTATTGAAAATCGCCCTCCAGCAGCTGGCCCCGACCGAGGGCAGCGCGCAACTTGGAAAGCGGGTCCGGGTCAACTACATCGATCAATCGCGTATGCAGTTAACCGGTGCAGGCTCGCTCTTGGATGAGGTGGCTGATGGCAATGAGACACTCCATTTCGGCGAGCAACTCATGGGAGCCCGCGCTTACCTGCGCCGCTTCCTTTTCAGCGATGAGCGCATCAACGAACGAGTCGATCTCCTCTCCGGCGGCGAGCGAGCCCGGCTCATGTTGGCCAAAGTATTGAAAACGGGCGGGAATCTGCTCGTCCTCGACGAGCCTACCAATGACCTCGATCTCCCCTCGCTCCGGATGCTCGAGGAAGCGCTCGCGAGCTTTTCGGGCAGCGTGATGGTGGTCTCTCACGATCGCTATTTCCTAGACCGCATCTGTGACCGAGTGATTGGCTTTGAGGAGGGCGGGGTGCAGGTCAGTCCTGGCAACTATTCCTACTATCTGCAAAAGCGCCGAGAGCGGGAGGCGGAAGAAAGACGCGATGCCACCGCTGCGCTCCGAGAAGCGGAGGCTCGTCGCTCAGTCGCCTCAGCCCGCTCCCTCAAACCGCGAAAGCTCAGCTACAAGGAAGAGCGAGAACTCGAGGCGATGGAAGACCGCATTCTGGGAGCCGAGAGCCAGGTCACCGATTTGGAGGGGAAGCTGAGCGACCCGGCCTTCCAAGCTGAGAACTTCGAGAAGCTTTCCGACTTGGCAAAAGAACTCGAAGAGGCCCAGGCCGAAGTGAGCGAGCTCTACCGCCGCTGGGAAGAACTCGAAGCCATCAAGGCCGCCCACGCCACCCCAACCACCTGAAACCCGAAACCTCCCCCTCGCCCTTGCTCGTCGAGAAACTGAAATACACCCTGTGGGCTGCCGACAGAGAACGGGCCCGCGATTTCTATTGCGGCCTCTTTGGGGGTCAGGTCGTGCGAGAGAACTCGGCGGTCACGGAGATCGAGATCGCGGGCAGCACTCTCAGCCTTCATGGCGGTGGAGAGGGCAAGCGCACTTGGACGGGGCTGACTTTCCAGATCGCTGATGTGGTGGCAGGCGCGGCCCGGGTGCGGGCGGCTGGCGGTCACTGCCCCCGAGAGCCGCAGCCAGAGAACGGCCAGCCTCCCCACTTATACCAACCTCCAGAATTCACAGGTAGAATGGAGGGGAGGAGGTGTGGGGAAGAGGCGCTGAAGCGCGGGGAAGGGAGAGCCGGAGTCTTTCGAGCCAGCCCTGCGTCGCTCCTCGGTTACGGTGCCTGCACCGCGCCCTCGTCGCGCCTTGGTCTGGCCCGAAATCCACTCGGCCATTCTACCAGCCAATTCTGCAGCTTGGTATTAGCCATGTGCATCGATACCGAAGGCAATGACTTCATGCTCAGCCGCCAGCGAGATAAAAAAAGCAGCGCCTCCCCTTAAGGAGGCACTGCTTGGGAAAAAGAAATGCGGTTGGCGGGCGAGTTAGCGACGGTAGCCGCCGCGTCCTCCGCCTCCACCACGGTCTTCTTTCGGGCGGGCTTCATTCACTCGCAGATTGCGGCCGCCAAAGTCTTGCCCGTCGAGACCTTCGATGGCCGCTTCCATGGCTTGTTTGGAGTCCATGGTGACAAAGGCGAAACCGCGAGGCCGGCCGGTGTCCCGATCAGTGGGCATGTGCACATCTGTCACTTCCCCATACTCGCCAAAGGCGTCTTCCAATTCGTCCTGCGTCGTTTGAAACGGCAGGTTTCCTACATACATTTTCATAGTGGTTGAGCGGTCCACGCTCTTGAGCCGTCTCCGTAGACAGTTCCCGAGAGTCGGGTTTCAGATCACCACCGAATTCGCAAACTCACCTGGCAACACTCCATGCTCTGATCGTGCCAGATACGTGAACCGTCGTGGGCTATCGTCGCGATTCCGCTCTTTGGCCAAGGCTTTTTCAGAAAAACTGAAGGAGCTTACTAGGCCTGCAAGCCCAGCCTGCCATAGCCGCCGCGGTCCTTCCGCTGCAACATCTGACGCAATTGGCCAAAGCTGATGAGACGCTTGCCCTTCTCATCCCAGAGTCGGTAGTGGAGCGCCTTGAGACTGCCCGGAATCGTCAAGGGCTTGATGTCTTGGAACATCGAGTCCGAGTTGTGACAGCGCTCCAAATTGTAGTTGGGAATTCGAGGACTGAGGTGGTGGATGTGGTGATACCCGATATTCCCCGAAAACCACTGGAGCACTTTCGGCAGCTTGTAGAAGGAACTCCCCTCCATGGCCGCCGCCGTGTAGTCCCACTCCTCGCCACGCTCCCAATAGACATCCTCAAACTGGTGCTGGACATAGAAGAGCCAGATCCCGGCTCCCCCAGCCACTCCCATCGTGAGCACCTGCAAGATCAGCCAAGGCCAGAAGCCAAAGAAGAAAATGAGGGTGCCGCACATGGCGGCGATGGCCAAATTCATGAGCCAGACAGAGCGCTTTTCGCGGGGCTTGGACTTGGCTAAAGGAATGCGGTGCATGATGAAAAAGAGAAAGAGCGGCGAGAGCAGCAGGAGGACGAAGGGGTTCCGGGAAAAGCGGTAAAGAAAACGCAGCTTGGGAGAGGCTTTCAGATATTCCTCGACCGTCATAGTCCAGATGTCCCCGACTCCGCGACGGTCCAAGTCCCCGGCGGAGGCATGGTGGAGATTGTGCTCCCAACGCCAATGGTGGTAGGGCGTGAAGGTCAGCATCCCGGTGATGAAGCCCCAGAAGTCGTTGGCCCGCTTGGATTTGAAGAAGGAGCCGTGGGTGCAGTCGTGAAAAATGATAAAGACGCGCACCAGAATGGCACCCGCCAAAATGGCGAGCGGAACCGTCAGCCACCACGATACAGTATGGGTGAAATACATGACCGCCCAGAGGGCGGCGTAGGCTCCCACGCTATTGATTAGTTGCCAAACCGCCCGCCCCAGATGGGGAATCTGAAACTCCCTCACAATCGACTTCCATTTGGTCACCGATTGAGGGGAAGGGGCGGAGGAAAGAGAAGAATCCATGAGGCTACCTGCGGCCTGCGTCCCCATCCGTCAAACGCGAATGGAGCCTGTCAGCAGATCGTGACCTCAAGTTTCACCGACCATCCAAGGGCCCACTTTTTTCCAGTTTTCTGCGACGGGAAAGGTCTCCTCCCGAGAGGCGGCCACGGGCGGCGTCATTTCAAACTCCTCTCGCCAGCGCTCCCCCTTCTCCACGAAGACCTCCATGGCCAGTCTTTGCAGAGCGACGACTCGCCAGAAGTGGCTTGGCCGCTCGGTGTGGAGTGACTTGGCCCAGTCGCTATCCAAAAAGCGTCGAAGATCGGCTGCCCGAATCAGCATCAGGCGGATTTTGCGATCAATCTTGGCCGCCTTGGGAATCGACTCGCAGGTGAGGAAGCCCAGAAACATTTCCTTGGGCCCGCGCGGATCGAAGTTGGCCCCCATGACCTTGCCGAAGAGGGTGGCGCGGGCCGTATTCCCCTCGCGACCTCGCAGACGGATCAGTGGATCGGGCCAAGTCTTTTTCTCGGCCTGACGCTTGACCTTCCGAGCGACCACTTGGTTCCCCAGCAAGCCCTCCACTTCGCCGTAGCCGGGCACATTGATCGAGCGCAGAAGAAGCACTTCGGTTCCGTCCGGCTTCTTCGCTAAGAGATTGTATTGGGCCACGATCTCGTCCGTGCGGAGTCCGCGCTTGGCCCTCCACCAGGACCAGAGAAAGAGAGAAAGTGGAACCACCAGAAGGGTCACCACCCCCTGGGCCATCCACTCCGGAATGAAATCCATCCAATCGGAAATCACCAGCCAGACATCAAGCAAGACTTGCATCCGTCCCCCCTACCGGAGTAACAGCCTGCCAGGCAAGCGTCCGCTCTCAAAAAATGGCCCAGAAGGAATCAAAGACCCGCCAACCCAGCCTCGAATTGGACCTTTTCCAAGAGGGCCTGGAACCCGGATGGCGCCGCCTCCGGAGCGAAACCGTCTTCGATCACCGCTACCTCCGCTTGGAAGAGATCGAGTATGCCACGCCAGCCCATCCCGAAGGCGGGGTGCACTGGATCGTGGCGCGACGCAAATCTGCCATCGCCCTGGCCCCAGAACTGGCGGACGGTCGCTTTCTCCTCATCCGCCAAGAGCGCATGCCCGTGGAACTCACCCTCTGGGAATTCCCCGCCGGGCAGATCGACGAGGTCGCCCAAAAAGAAGATCCTGCCGTCATCCGCGCCACCGCCGCGAAAGAACTGGAAGAGGAAACCGGCTACCAGCTCGGCGCGGAGGGACGGCTTGAGCCGCTTGGCTACTTCTTCAGTTCCCAAGGCTTCACCGACGAGCACGTCTACCTCTTCCACGCGACCGGACTCAAAAAGCTCGAAAACGTCACCCTCGGGGCCGAGAGCGAAATGATCCACGAGGCCAAAGCCTTCACTTGGGCAGAAATCGGCCAGCTGATTGCGCGGAACGAGATTCGCGATGGCAATAGCCTGGCTCTCTACGCCCGCATGGCGGCTCGTCGGGCCATCTAATCCAAACGAATGCGCTCTCGGACCGCCTTGGAATGCCCGGCCAAGACGCGTTCGTAGGAATGGCGAATGAGATCGGCCACGAGCGGTGCCGGAAGAGAGCCATCAAGG
It contains:
- a CDS encoding RNA-binding protein; amino-acid sequence: MKMYVGNLPFQTTQDELEDAFGEYGEVTDVHMPTDRDTGRPRGFAFVTMDSKQAMEAAIEGLDGQDFGGRNLRVNEARPKEDRGGGGGRGGYRR
- a CDS encoding ABC-F family ATP-binding cassette domain-containing protein codes for the protein MSTLLSANQLQLAFGPQNLLDGVTLTLAEGEKVGLVGRNGCGKSSLLRILGGENQADSGELSLRKEIRVGYLPQEFELDPEETVEGNIAAGAADVVQALAHYESGEGSEAELASLLEKIEHADGWNLETRIQTLANHLHTPPLDAPVRSLSGGEKRRVSLCCALASQPDLLLLDEPTNHLDAESIGWLEQFLQGYRGAVLFVTHDRYFLDVIATRILEIDHGMAYSHPGNYTAFLESKALRQQIAEQTERRRQRFLRTELEWVRAGVKARTTKSRNRLEQFYQVEGQEAPSEEREMDILIPPPPALGNTVVEFEKVGMRVGEGEEVRWLFRGLDLSLRPGECTGIVGRNGVGKTTLLKIALQQLAPTEGSAQLGKRVRVNYIDQSRMQLTGAGSLLDEVADGNETLHFGEQLMGARAYLRRFLFSDERINERVDLLSGGERARLMLAKVLKTGGNLLVLDEPTNDLDLPSLRMLEEALASFSGSVMVVSHDRYFLDRICDRVIGFEEGGVQVSPGNYSYYLQKRREREAEERRDATAALREAEARRSVASARSLKPRKLSYKEERELEAMEDRILGAESQVTDLEGKLSDPAFQAENFEKLSDLAKELEEAQAEVSELYRRWEELEAIKAAHATPTT
- a CDS encoding VOC family protein; translated protein: MLVEKLKYTLWAADRERARDFYCGLFGGQVVRENSAVTEIEIAGSTLSLHGGGEGKRTWTGLTFQIADVVAGAARVRAAGGHCPREPQPENGQPPHLYQPPEFTGRMEGRRCGEEALKRGEGRAGVFRASPASLLGYGACTAPSSRLGLARNPLGHSTSQFCSLVLAMCIDTEGNDFMLSRQRDKKSSASP
- a CDS encoding NUDIX hydrolase; the protein is MAQKESKTRQPSLELDLFQEGLEPGWRRLRSETVFDHRYLRLEEIEYATPAHPEGGVHWIVARRKSAIALAPELADGRFLLIRQERMPVELTLWEFPAGQIDEVAQKEDPAVIRATAAKELEEETGYQLGAEGRLEPLGYFFSSQGFTDEHVYLFHATGLKKLENVTLGAESEMIHEAKAFTWAEIGQLIARNEIRDGNSLALYARMAARRAI
- a CDS encoding fatty acid desaturase codes for the protein MDSSLSSAPSPQSVTKWKSIVREFQIPHLGRAVWQLINSVGAYAALWAVMYFTHTVSWWLTVPLAILAGAILVRVFIIFHDCTHGSFFKSKRANDFWGFITGMLTFTPYHHWRWEHNLHHASAGDLDRRGVGDIWTMTVEEYLKASPKLRFLYRFSRNPFVLLLLSPLFLFFIMHRIPLAKSKPREKRSVWLMNLAIAAMCGTLIFFFGFWPWLILQVLTMGVAGGAGIWLFYVQHQFEDVYWERGEEWDYTAAAMEGSSFYKLPKVLQWFSGNIGYHHIHHLSPRIPNYNLERCHNSDSMFQDIKPLTIPGSLKALHYRLWDEKGKRLISFGQLRQMLQRKDRGGYGRLGLQA